The Apium graveolens cultivar Ventura chromosome 6, ASM990537v1, whole genome shotgun sequence genome contains a region encoding:
- the LOC141665969 gene encoding uncharacterized protein LOC141665969 — translation MHYFQGREIRVVTNQPLRKIIYKPDISGRLVNWAVELSQFNLSFIPRTAIKAEALADFIIECIFPEEEHVPMSIDPGRNIDQDIGAWTLKVDGSSMNERSGAGLILKSPEGFTIQIAISFGFSATNNQAEYEALIAGLKLAKILRIQDLKIYSDSQIVVKQTNGEEENSEADTLSKLVQNSSDLDCSVYFEELQRPSIESEEVMEIENNPNWMTPFNNYLEKGELPEDKGKAQRLKAKAAKFFIEEGILYRRTFSSQILKCIGLGEAQYCLMEVHEGICGDRMSAKALAYKIIRQGYYWPTIHQDVIEFVKKCK, via the exons ATgcactacttccagggaagggagatacgGGTTGTAACCAACCAACCTTTAAGGAAGATAATATACAAGCCAGATATCTCAGGAAGATTGGTAAATTGGGCAGTTGAGTTGAGTCAGTTCAATTTAAGTTTCATTCCAAGAACAGCAATCAAAGCCGAGGCTCTAGCCGATTTTATCATAGAATGCATTTTCCCAGAAGAAGAGCATGTGCCCATGAGCATTGACCCTGGAAGAAACATTGATCAAGACATAGGAGCCTGGACTCTCAAAGTCGATGGTTCTTCAATGAATGAAAGATCAGGAGCcgggctcatcctaaagagcccagaAGGATTCACAATCCAAATAGCAATCTCCTTTGGCTTTtcagcaacaaacaaccaagcggaatatgaagccctgatagcagGATTGAAGCTAGCAAAAATCCTCAGGATCCAGGATCtaaaaatctacagcgactcgcAGATCGTAGTAAAGCAAACAAACGGCGA AGAGGAGAATTCAGAAGCTGACACACTATCTAAACTGGTTCAAAATTCATCAGACCtggattgctccgtctacttcgaagaattgcAGAGACCAAGCATAGAGTCTGAAGAGGTCATGGAAATAGAAAACAACCCGAATTGGATGACTCCATTCAACAACTACTTGGAGAAGGGAGAGCTCCCCGAAGATAAAGGGAAGGCTCAAAGGTTAAAAGCAAAAGCTGCAAAATTCTTCATCGAGGAGGGTATACTCTATCGCCGGACCTTCTCCTCCCAAATCCTGAAGTGCATAGGCCTAGGGGAGGCACAGTACTGTCTTATGGAAGTTCATGAAGGAATATGCGGGGATCGTATGTCCGCAAAAGCCTTAGCTTACAAAATCATAAGACAAGGATACTACTGGCCTACTATCCACCAGGATGTAATAGAATTCGTGAAAAAATGCAAATAA